The following are encoded together in the Actinoplanes sp. N902-109 genome:
- a CDS encoding ATP-grasp domain-containing protein, with the protein MTGPVLLLDPGGNDGAALCADTTAAGYVPLPVRHAPGVTRLEAAAGGFRIDLAGPVTVDLLTELATARGVGAVLTTREFLVGVAAELAARLGLPGNRPELAGCLRSKVAMADRFRVAGVRAPRTLVAADPAGLRQLLARGGIALPVVVKPAGRAGSQGVSVVTDDEQIDAAYARIAALGPPPYGLPVDNRTIVQPYLRGPEVSVESVTRDGRTERVCVTEKTVTAGTSRIEIGHLLPVPLPTAVERDLTVQVGAALTAVGIRNAVSHCEAIVDDSGRAWIIEAAARPGAARLSRLVELALGTSLDTLAVRIAAGDPPGAWRAAAPRTAALRFFRAPRPGVVAGIAGLPALTDEVPLVEVIRGAGSRIAGVTDNTARLGRFAVVGASPAEVRRRADDLLARVSVRMEDA; encoded by the coding sequence GTGACCGGGCCGGTGCTGCTGCTCGACCCCGGCGGGAACGACGGCGCCGCGCTGTGCGCCGACACCACGGCGGCCGGGTACGTACCCCTGCCGGTCCGGCATGCTCCCGGCGTCACCCGGCTGGAGGCTGCGGCCGGCGGTTTCCGCATCGACCTCGCCGGGCCGGTCACCGTCGACCTGCTGACCGAGCTGGCCACCGCCCGCGGGGTCGGCGCCGTGCTGACCACCCGCGAGTTCCTCGTCGGGGTGGCAGCCGAGCTGGCCGCCCGGCTCGGCCTCCCGGGCAACCGCCCCGAGCTGGCCGGTTGCCTGCGCTCCAAGGTCGCGATGGCGGACCGCTTCCGGGTGGCCGGGGTCCGGGCGCCACGCACCCTGGTCGCAGCCGATCCGGCCGGGCTCCGGCAGCTGCTGGCGCGGGGCGGGATCGCCCTGCCGGTCGTGGTCAAACCGGCCGGCCGGGCCGGGTCGCAGGGCGTCTCGGTGGTCACCGACGACGAGCAGATCGACGCCGCCTACGCCAGGATCGCCGCGCTCGGCCCGCCACCGTACGGGCTACCCGTCGACAACCGCACGATCGTGCAGCCGTACCTGCGCGGGCCCGAGGTGAGCGTCGAGTCGGTCACCCGCGACGGGCGCACCGAACGCGTGTGCGTCACCGAGAAGACCGTCACGGCCGGCACCAGCCGCATCGAGATCGGCCACCTGCTGCCGGTGCCCCTGCCGACAGCCGTCGAACGGGACCTGACCGTCCAGGTGGGTGCCGCGCTGACGGCCGTCGGCATCCGGAACGCCGTCTCGCACTGCGAGGCCATCGTGGACGACAGCGGCCGGGCCTGGATCATCGAGGCGGCGGCCCGGCCCGGGGCGGCCCGCCTCTCCCGGCTCGTCGAGCTGGCCCTCGGCACGTCGCTGGACACCCTGGCCGTTCGCATCGCGGCCGGTGACCCGCCGGGCGCCTGGCGCGCCGCCGCGCCGCGCACCGCGGCCCTGCGGTTCTTCCGGGCCCCTCGCCCGGGCGTGGTGGCGGGCATCGCCGGACTGCCGGCGCTGACCGACGAGGTGCCGCTGGTGGAGGTCATCCGGGGCGCCGGCAGCCGGATCGCGGGGGTCACCGACAACACGGCCCGGCTCGGCCGTTTCGCGGTCGTCGGCGCGTCCCCGGCCGAGGTGCGGCGCCGCGCCGACGACCTGCTGGCCCGGGTCAGCGTCCGGATGGAAGACGCATGA
- a CDS encoding cytochrome P450, translating to MPATVAYDPLDAATIADPLPVYAELRRHGPLHWHEGMNSWVFPRHEDCHRILKDADTYARDVRRVGEDVPRFRQTIQSVDPPGHKRVRTTFVRAFKDQDLGRIADRLRVAIQAVRRRTEPGVEFDYVEQVARPLAIEASSAILGIPTPDGRLVGELSAAIARRMDSGLDPSRRPDGDAARHQLNELVDSFLARGSREGMLSGFADPAGLDHYVTNTIAVIFNASYSTVFASLGTTVDVLLDQPPDAVRDALARDPDRAADELVRFAGPTQGTSRRVTRDTLVHGTLLPRGATVLALVGSANHDEQAFDRPEQLNYDRWPNRHLGFGWGPHSCFGAPLGKLALAVAHTELLHRAQPLTRAGATRWKSSATLRTAEQIPVAFTPTRRGR from the coding sequence ATGCCCGCCACCGTCGCGTACGACCCGCTGGACGCCGCCACCATCGCCGACCCGCTGCCGGTCTATGCCGAGCTGCGCCGGCACGGCCCGCTGCACTGGCACGAGGGGATGAACTCGTGGGTCTTCCCCCGCCACGAGGACTGTCACCGCATCCTCAAGGACGCCGACACCTACGCCCGTGACGTACGCCGGGTCGGCGAGGACGTCCCGCGGTTCCGGCAGACCATCCAGTCGGTCGACCCGCCCGGGCACAAGCGCGTGCGGACCACCTTCGTACGGGCCTTCAAGGACCAGGACCTGGGGCGCATCGCGGACCGGCTGCGGGTGGCGATCCAGGCGGTCCGCCGGCGGACCGAGCCGGGTGTGGAGTTCGACTACGTCGAGCAGGTCGCCCGTCCGCTCGCCATCGAGGCCAGCTCGGCGATCCTGGGCATTCCCACGCCCGACGGCCGGCTCGTCGGCGAGCTGTCCGCCGCCATCGCCCGGCGAATGGACTCCGGGCTGGACCCGTCCCGCCGGCCGGACGGCGATGCGGCCCGCCATCAGCTCAACGAGCTGGTCGACAGCTTCCTGGCCCGTGGGTCGCGCGAGGGCATGCTGTCCGGGTTCGCCGACCCGGCCGGGCTCGACCACTACGTCACCAACACCATCGCGGTCATCTTCAACGCCAGTTACAGCACCGTTTTCGCCTCCCTGGGCACCACCGTGGACGTCTTGCTCGACCAGCCGCCCGATGCGGTGCGCGACGCCCTGGCCCGCGACCCCGACCGGGCCGCCGACGAACTGGTCCGCTTCGCCGGGCCCACCCAGGGCACCAGCCGCCGGGTCACCCGGGACACGCTCGTGCACGGCACGCTGCTGCCACGCGGCGCGACTGTGCTCGCCCTGGTCGGCTCGGCCAACCACGACGAGCAGGCCTTCGACCGGCCGGAGCAGCTGAACTACGACCGCTGGCCCAATCGGCACCTGGGGTTCGGCTGGGGACCGCACTCCTGCTTCGGTGCGCCGCTGGGCAAGCTCGCCCTCGCGGTCGCCCACACCGAACTTCTGCACCGGGCGCAGCCGCTGACCCGCGCCGGAGCCACCCGCTGGAAGTCCTCCGCGACCCTGCGCACCGCCGAGCAGATCCCGGTGGCCTTCACCCCGACCCGCCGCGGCCGATGA
- a CDS encoding cytochrome P450, which produces MNSWVFSRYADCEFILRTFSIFARDWRRVGQQVPPDRISIQNVDPPEHAGLHRLFMGSIRSQNVDELARKAAEDIVAGIPPTIPSEAMGALAVPFALRLMTDFLGVRAPGLSEFAAVSEAVMRAMDGGLRPAAAEAGIVARRELTELVDGWYREGGDPSRALGYIQRTLAEMAPGKLDPQFVRNTARVMFQGGYSTLVAAIGNFVHLITSRGELQEQLRTMPRAALLRAVDETLRYDGPVQGTTRVATRSVTVNGQVVAPGENALCLIAAANRDGDRFEHPDDLMLDRTENRHMAFGWGPHACIASGLARSALTELAAVLLADGRRVVAAGQPVRRDTATLRAMDRLPVRLLPVRTEVLR; this is translated from the coding sequence ATGAATTCATGGGTGTTTTCCCGGTATGCCGATTGTGAATTCATTCTGCGGACCTTTTCGATCTTCGCCCGCGACTGGCGGCGGGTCGGCCAGCAGGTGCCGCCGGACCGGATCAGCATCCAGAACGTCGACCCGCCCGAGCATGCCGGCCTGCACCGGCTGTTCATGGGCTCGATCCGCTCGCAGAACGTCGATGAGCTGGCCCGAAAGGCTGCTGAGGACATTGTCGCGGGTATCCCGCCGACTATCCCGTCGGAGGCGATGGGCGCGCTCGCGGTGCCCTTCGCGTTGCGGTTGATGACCGACTTCCTCGGGGTCCGGGCGCCCGGGCTCAGCGAGTTCGCCGCCGTGTCCGAGGCTGTCATGCGGGCCATGGACGGCGGGCTGCGACCGGCGGCGGCCGAGGCGGGAATTGTTGCCCGGCGCGAACTCACAGAATTGGTCGACGGTTGGTACCGCGAGGGTGGCGACCCTTCCCGGGCATTGGGCTACATCCAGCGAACGCTTGCGGAAATGGCGCCCGGGAAACTGGACCCACAATTCGTCCGGAACACCGCACGGGTGATGTTCCAGGGCGGTTACAGCACGCTCGTGGCGGCAATCGGCAATTTTGTGCACCTGATCACCAGCCGTGGCGAACTGCAGGAACAGCTGCGCACGATGCCGCGGGCCGCCCTGCTGCGAGCGGTTGACGAGACGCTGCGCTACGACGGGCCGGTGCAGGGCACGACCCGGGTGGCGACGCGCAGCGTGACCGTCAACGGTCAGGTCGTCGCGCCCGGCGAGAACGCGCTGTGTCTGATCGCCGCCGCCAACCGCGACGGCGACCGCTTCGAGCATCCGGACGACCTGATGCTGGATCGCACCGAGAACCGGCACATGGCGTTCGGGTGGGGACCGCACGCCTGCATCGCCTCCGGGCTTGCGCGTTCCGCCCTCACCGAGCTGGCCGCGGTGCTGCTTGCCGACGGCCGCCGGGTGGTGGCGGCCGGTCAGCCGGTGCGCCGTGACACCGCGACGCTGCGCGCGATGGATCGGCTGCCGGTGCGGTTGCTGCCGGTCCGTACGGAGGTGCTGCGCTGA
- a CDS encoding DNA polymerase IV yields MRREPSILHVDLDAMFAAVEQRDKVSLRGRPVIVGGVAGRGVVSTASYEARVFGARSAMPMAEARRRCPPGTAFLAPRFAAYRRTSEAFLAVLAEVSPVVEQVSIDEAYVDLAAGDHGELTPEAVTAIARRLKADVLAATGGVTGSVGAASSKLVAKIGSDLHKPDGLTVVPAGEERALLHPMPVGRLPGVGPAAQERLRRSGVHTIGDLAAVDLADLIGRFGRAHGAGLYRLARADDDRGVVTEREAKSVSAEETFDADLTDRARLNHELDLLAERVGGRLRAAGLSGRTVTVKIRHYDFATITRSVTRDQPTDDPQLVARLARGLLGEVDTSAGIRLLGVGVTTLTAFAQDDLFSALAPVGGPVAPRPEPVVTAALPEPAAAAWRPGQDVRHDEYGAGWVWGSGLGRVTVRFEGPRTPPGPVRTFAVDDPALHPAEPPDWATAS; encoded by the coding sequence GTGAGACGGGAACCGAGCATTCTGCACGTGGATCTGGACGCCATGTTCGCGGCGGTGGAGCAGCGGGACAAGGTGTCGCTGCGGGGCAGGCCGGTGATCGTCGGGGGAGTGGCCGGGCGTGGCGTGGTCAGCACGGCGTCGTACGAGGCGCGGGTGTTCGGGGCGCGGTCGGCGATGCCGATGGCCGAGGCGCGGCGGCGGTGCCCGCCCGGGACGGCGTTCCTGGCACCCCGGTTCGCGGCGTACCGGCGGACGAGCGAGGCCTTCCTCGCCGTACTCGCCGAGGTCTCCCCGGTTGTCGAACAGGTCTCCATCGACGAGGCGTACGTTGATCTCGCCGCCGGTGACCACGGCGAGCTGACGCCGGAGGCGGTCACCGCGATCGCCCGGCGGCTCAAGGCCGACGTGCTGGCCGCGACCGGCGGGGTGACCGGTTCGGTGGGTGCCGCGTCGTCCAAGCTGGTCGCGAAGATCGGCTCGGACCTGCACAAGCCCGACGGGCTGACCGTGGTGCCCGCGGGCGAGGAGCGGGCGCTGCTGCACCCGATGCCGGTCGGCAGGCTGCCCGGGGTGGGGCCGGCGGCGCAGGAACGGTTGCGGCGCTCCGGGGTGCACACCATCGGTGACCTGGCCGCGGTCGACCTCGCCGACCTGATCGGCCGGTTCGGCCGGGCGCACGGGGCGGGGCTGTACCGGCTGGCCCGCGCCGACGACGACCGGGGCGTGGTCACCGAGCGGGAGGCCAAGTCGGTGTCGGCCGAGGAGACCTTCGACGCCGATCTGACCGACCGGGCCCGGCTCAACCACGAGCTCGACCTGCTCGCCGAGCGGGTGGGCGGCCGGTTGCGTGCCGCCGGGCTGTCCGGGCGCACGGTGACCGTGAAGATCCGGCACTACGACTTCGCCACGATCACCCGGTCGGTGACCCGCGACCAGCCCACCGACGACCCGCAGCTGGTCGCCCGGCTGGCGCGCGGCCTGCTCGGCGAGGTGGACACGTCGGCGGGCATCCGGCTGCTGGGCGTGGGGGTGACCACGCTGACCGCGTTCGCCCAGGACGATCTGTTCAGCGCGCTGGCACCGGTGGGCGGGCCGGTCGCGCCGCGGCCCGAGCCGGTGGTCACGGCCGCGCTGCCGGAGCCGGCCGCGGCGGCCTGGCGGCCCGGGCAGGACGTGCGGCACGACGAGTACGGCGCGGGCTGGGTGTGGGGCAGCGGGCTGGGGCGTGTCACGGTCCGCTTCGAGGGGCCCCGCACGCCGCCCGGTCCGGTCCGCACGTTCGCCGTCGACGACCCGGCCCTGCACCCGGCCGAGCCGCCGGACTGGGCCACGGCATCCTGA
- a CDS encoding ArsR family transcriptional regulator, with the protein MTLLRLSPLALSRSRFALSPLAETVGSVLTLAKPAEDAWLTRWRDQHRPQFLAALGEDPFAAGLVDLMASTTWLPDLIAIPPRGGMATALADELAEVAATPDDEVRRCLDPAVEQGWTRTGLAWLTGHGWGARIAEFLRSVWDRHVAADWPRRRAMLERDVLYRAGLLATHGWPRALEQLNRRSAWVGDDAIRISFRPGPDRTVGADGVQFVPVSHGRGSWLCEQPPNRYALVYPIRGAATAVDEPEPVSGALDRLIGAGRATVLRALQRPATSTQLATELRLSLGTVGGHLAVLREARLISGTRVGRRVVYRRTDIAETLLAGSDVTYITS; encoded by the coding sequence ATGACGTTGCTCCGGTTGTCCCCGCTGGCTCTGTCCCGCTCCCGGTTCGCCCTGTCACCGCTCGCCGAGACGGTGGGTTCCGTGCTCACCCTCGCCAAACCCGCTGAGGACGCGTGGCTCACCCGGTGGCGCGATCAGCACCGCCCGCAGTTCCTCGCGGCGCTCGGGGAGGACCCGTTCGCGGCCGGTCTGGTGGACCTGATGGCATCGACCACATGGCTGCCCGATCTGATCGCCATCCCACCGCGCGGCGGCATGGCCACCGCGCTGGCCGACGAGCTCGCCGAGGTCGCGGCGACGCCGGACGACGAGGTGCGCCGGTGCCTGGACCCGGCGGTCGAGCAGGGCTGGACGCGCACCGGCCTGGCCTGGCTGACCGGCCACGGCTGGGGTGCCCGCATCGCCGAGTTCCTGCGGTCGGTGTGGGACCGGCACGTGGCTGCTGACTGGCCGCGCCGGCGCGCGATGCTCGAGCGGGATGTGCTGTACCGGGCCGGGCTGCTGGCGACGCACGGCTGGCCGCGAGCTCTGGAGCAGCTGAACCGGCGCAGCGCCTGGGTGGGTGACGACGCGATCCGGATCAGCTTCCGGCCGGGTCCGGATCGGACGGTCGGCGCTGATGGTGTGCAGTTCGTACCGGTCAGCCATGGCCGCGGGTCCTGGTTGTGCGAGCAACCGCCGAACCGTTACGCGCTGGTCTATCCGATCCGTGGCGCCGCGACGGCGGTGGACGAGCCGGAGCCGGTGAGCGGTGCGCTGGACCGATTGATCGGGGCGGGCCGGGCGACCGTGCTGCGGGCCCTGCAGCGACCGGCCACCAGCACGCAGCTCGCCACCGAACTGCGGTTGTCGCTGGGCACGGTTGGCGGTCATCTGGCGGTGCTGCGCGAAGCCCGGCTGATCAGTGGGACCCGGGTGGGCCGACGGGTCGTCTACCGCCGGACCGACATCGCAGAGACGCTACTCGCCGGATCAGATGTGACGTACATCACTTCTTAA
- a CDS encoding ATP-grasp domain-containing protein has product MAPRTILMVGLHDGYARTLSADPGFAAYLLEEPSLYDPDRHPGVPPGRVVLAGYQQSTAFAEPVARLARTAGLHAAVPALEYGVHAAGQIARDHGLPYPGWTAVQACTDKGYLRRLLHDSGIAQPRWRLVQDAAEVKAFHEGRPIVLKPTNGRASEGVRRIDDPALSEAAWQDLMGLDSRLGYTAIRRAYRYIVEDLVIGDQVSVETLYRDGRPVFDNICLMRTGFGDYFPIMSVTVPAPLSPADHAASIAASHRLGRLLAVENGFIHSEWKIAGGAPYLIECAARVPGAFTPELVMHACRGWNMYDAQIRVLSGAPAPVAPAPDRIASITWFRVPPGTVTAVHGADVLTSHPSIVMSRLKVDVGDTVPVMRTGWDRVGYFACTGATWPEVQRVIDEVTTAVRIDVAAGDAR; this is encoded by the coding sequence ATGGCACCGCGCACCATCCTCATGGTCGGCCTGCACGACGGCTACGCCAGGACGCTGTCGGCCGATCCGGGGTTCGCCGCGTACCTGCTCGAAGAACCGTCGCTGTACGATCCCGACCGGCATCCCGGGGTGCCGCCCGGCCGCGTCGTGCTGGCCGGATACCAGCAGAGCACGGCGTTCGCCGAACCGGTCGCCCGGCTGGCGCGCACCGCGGGACTGCACGCCGCCGTTCCGGCGCTGGAGTACGGGGTGCACGCCGCCGGGCAGATCGCCCGCGACCACGGCCTGCCCTACCCCGGATGGACCGCCGTGCAGGCCTGCACCGACAAGGGATATCTGCGCCGGCTGCTGCACGACAGCGGCATCGCCCAGCCGCGGTGGCGCCTCGTCCAGGACGCGGCCGAGGTCAAGGCGTTCCACGAGGGGCGCCCGATCGTGCTCAAGCCGACCAACGGACGGGCCTCCGAGGGTGTCCGGCGGATCGACGACCCGGCGCTGTCCGAGGCTGCCTGGCAGGACCTGATGGGGCTGGACTCCCGGCTGGGCTACACCGCGATCCGGCGCGCGTACCGCTACATCGTCGAGGACCTCGTCATCGGTGACCAGGTCTCGGTGGAGACGCTGTACCGCGACGGGCGGCCGGTGTTCGACAACATCTGCCTGATGCGCACCGGCTTCGGTGACTACTTCCCGATCATGTCGGTGACCGTGCCGGCGCCGCTCAGCCCCGCCGACCATGCCGCGTCGATCGCCGCCTCGCACCGCCTCGGCCGGCTGCTGGCCGTCGAGAACGGCTTCATCCACTCCGAGTGGAAGATCGCCGGCGGGGCGCCGTACCTGATCGAGTGTGCCGCCCGGGTACCCGGCGCCTTCACGCCCGAGCTGGTCATGCACGCCTGTCGCGGCTGGAACATGTACGACGCCCAGATCCGGGTGCTGTCCGGCGCACCGGCACCCGTTGCCCCGGCACCGGACCGGATCGCGTCGATCACCTGGTTCCGGGTGCCGCCGGGCACCGTCACCGCCGTGCATGGCGCCGACGTGCTGACCAGCCATCCCTCGATCGTCATGTCCCGGCTCAAGGTGGACGTCGGGGACACCGTGCCGGTCATGCGCACCGGGTGGGACCGGGTCGGCTACTTCGCCTGCACCGGGGCCACCTGGCCGGAGGTGCAGCGGGTCATCGACGAGGTCACCACGGCCGTACGGATCGATGTCGCCGCCGGGGACGCCCGGTGA
- a CDS encoding bifunctional 2-polyprenyl-6-hydroxyphenol methylase/3-demethylubiquinol 3-O-methyltransferase UbiG produces the protein MDGFDTRDFGDVAAEFYDTHLVRNSVAPEDQIATLRSLCRPGGTVLDAGAGTGRTAVPLAAAGLQVTALDVSTAMLDRLRERAAGAGVAVTVRHGDMAAPAGADRYDLITCLFNTFYMLGGHDRQRAALRALGDALTPHGRLVLEVFNPTPEMFGAGSELSLRLRQVTRDSVTLVARRFSYDTRTIDVQEIVLTGDGMRLVPHEMVYLAPEDLDAMAADCGLTPAERWSDWQRTPWKPDSPLTVAVFVR, from the coding sequence ATGGACGGCTTCGACACCCGCGACTTCGGTGACGTGGCAGCGGAGTTCTACGACACCCACCTGGTGCGCAACAGCGTCGCACCGGAGGACCAGATCGCCACCCTGCGCTCGTTGTGCCGGCCGGGCGGCACCGTGCTGGACGCCGGCGCCGGCACCGGCCGCACAGCAGTCCCGCTCGCCGCGGCAGGTCTGCAGGTCACCGCGCTCGACGTGAGCACCGCGATGCTCGACCGGCTACGCGAGCGGGCCGCCGGGGCGGGGGTCGCGGTGACGGTGCGGCACGGCGACATGGCGGCCCCGGCCGGTGCCGACCGCTACGACCTGATCACCTGCCTGTTCAACACGTTCTACATGCTGGGTGGCCACGACCGGCAGCGCGCCGCCCTGCGGGCGCTGGGCGACGCGCTGACCCCGCACGGCCGGCTGGTGCTCGAGGTCTTCAACCCGACGCCCGAGATGTTCGGCGCCGGCAGCGAGCTCTCGCTGCGGCTGCGCCAGGTGACCCGGGACAGCGTCACGCTGGTGGCGCGCCGATTCTCCTACGACACCCGGACCATCGACGTGCAGGAGATCGTGCTCACCGGCGACGGGATGCGACTCGTGCCGCACGAGATGGTCTATCTGGCCCCCGAGGACCTCGACGCGATGGCCGCCGACTGCGGGCTCACCCCGGCCGAGCGCTGGTCGGACTGGCAGCGCACGCCGTGGAAGCCGGACTCGCCACTCACCGTGGCGGTCTTCGTCCGCTGA
- a CDS encoding barstar family protein produces the protein MAHRSNFWTSGDPLPAVPAETMFSVAEMFGESGTIAVAPLDGSALPDEDAVFDAFRQAFRFPAWFGWNWDALSDCLRDLSWLPADRFLVLVDNSDDVLAGDADARQEFFAVLRRAAQQWANPLTSRRHTAVPFKVVLVRAESVFGIGRARRRGAQRRRRGCRIATVMPRRLRAHLTPSEISPTR, from the coding sequence GTGGCACATCGCAGCAATTTCTGGACAAGCGGCGACCCGCTTCCGGCAGTCCCCGCCGAGACCATGTTCTCGGTGGCCGAGATGTTCGGGGAGAGCGGCACGATCGCCGTGGCACCCCTCGACGGATCGGCCCTTCCCGACGAGGATGCCGTGTTCGACGCCTTCCGCCAGGCGTTCCGTTTCCCCGCCTGGTTCGGGTGGAACTGGGATGCGCTGTCGGACTGCCTTCGCGATCTTTCCTGGTTGCCGGCGGACCGTTTCCTGGTGCTCGTCGACAACTCCGACGACGTGCTGGCGGGCGACGCTGATGCGCGGCAAGAGTTCTTTGCCGTGTTGCGGCGGGCGGCGCAGCAGTGGGCGAACCCGTTGACGAGCCGCCGGCACACGGCCGTGCCGTTCAAGGTTGTGCTGGTCCGCGCTGAATCGGTGTTCGGAATAGGACGGGCGCGGAGGCGCGGCGCTCAACGTCGTCGTCGGGGTTGCCGTATCGCCACGGTGATGCCGCGACGCCTACGAGCCCATTTGACACCCAGCGAGATCAGCCCAACGAGGTAG
- a CDS encoding MFS transporter: MTSPLHRPNFRWFFAGRLVSLLGSSMAPVALAFAILDASHRTADLGIVLAARMIPLLALLLVGGAVADRFPRRTVLLVANLGAGATQATVAVILLTGRYQLLLVVVLEFLNGALDAFTGPALRGVLPELVPQDQLRKANSLLSSTRNATKILGPTAAALIVAGAGSGTAIAFDALTFLLAAAFLTPIRLPGRVRGTSSTLLLDIRTGWHEFRTRQWVWAVVLSSALMNLFQTGTWQVLGPQLTRQTSGATAWGLVLSARGLGLLLMSTLMYRLVFRHLLRAGQLASVLGALPLLALGWHAHAPWLIAAALVAGLGSSLSAISWDTSLQEHVPPDKLSRLSSYDDLLSFAVIPLGQLTVGPLAGRFGGFAVAGCAGALYAVAAVASLLSRQVRDLPHTAARSTETTPA; the protein is encoded by the coding sequence GTGACCTCCCCGTTGCACCGGCCGAACTTCCGATGGTTCTTCGCCGGCCGGTTGGTGTCGTTGCTGGGCAGCTCGATGGCCCCGGTCGCGCTGGCCTTCGCCATCCTGGACGCCTCGCACCGCACGGCCGACCTGGGCATCGTGCTGGCCGCCAGAATGATCCCGCTGCTGGCACTGCTGCTGGTCGGCGGCGCGGTGGCCGACCGGTTCCCCCGCCGGACGGTCCTGCTGGTGGCCAACCTCGGCGCGGGCGCCACCCAGGCCACGGTCGCGGTCATCCTGCTCACCGGCCGCTACCAGCTGCTGCTGGTGGTGGTCCTGGAATTCCTCAACGGGGCGCTGGACGCCTTCACCGGCCCGGCCCTGCGCGGCGTGCTGCCCGAGCTCGTTCCCCAGGACCAGCTGCGCAAGGCGAACTCGCTGCTGAGCTCCACCCGCAACGCGACCAAAATCTTGGGGCCGACCGCCGCGGCGCTGATCGTGGCCGGCGCCGGCAGCGGCACGGCCATTGCCTTCGACGCACTGACTTTCCTGCTGGCGGCGGCGTTCCTCACCCCGATCCGGCTACCCGGCAGGGTCCGCGGCACGTCGTCCACGTTGTTGCTCGACATCCGCACGGGATGGCACGAGTTCCGTACCCGGCAGTGGGTCTGGGCCGTCGTGCTGTCCTCGGCGCTGATGAACCTGTTCCAGACCGGCACATGGCAGGTCCTCGGGCCGCAACTGACCCGGCAGACCAGCGGCGCCACCGCATGGGGTCTGGTGCTCAGTGCCCGGGGACTCGGTCTGCTGCTGATGAGCACGCTGATGTACCGCCTGGTGTTCCGGCACCTGCTGCGCGCCGGTCAGCTGGCCAGCGTGCTCGGGGCGCTCCCCCTGCTGGCGCTGGGCTGGCACGCCCACGCGCCGTGGCTGATCGCCGCCGCGCTGGTGGCCGGGCTGGGCTCGTCGCTGTCCGCGATCAGCTGGGACACGTCACTGCAGGAACATGTGCCGCCGGACAAGCTGTCCCGGTTGTCGTCGTACGACGATCTGTTGTCGTTCGCGGTCATCCCGCTGGGCCAGCTGACGGTCGGTCCGCTTGCCGGGCGGTTCGGTGGCTTCGCGGTCGCGGGGTGCGCGGGCGCGCTCTACGCCGTCGCCGCGGTGGCCTCCCTTCTGTCCCGGCAGGTACGCGACCTGCCACACACCGCGGCCCGCAGCACCGAGACCACCCCGGCATGA
- a CDS encoding PadR family transcriptional regulator, producing MDLLIASASQQENLWGLRICERTGLGPGTIYPILERLQRVGWVSSSMEPGRPSGRPPRRYYTVTGTGQEKYRAALDARNARMRRWTSATEYAWLRLSGKAAP from the coding sequence ATGGATCTTCTCATCGCAAGCGCCAGTCAGCAGGAAAATCTCTGGGGCCTGCGCATCTGTGAACGCACAGGCCTAGGACCGGGCACGATTTATCCCATCCTTGAACGGCTGCAACGAGTGGGCTGGGTGTCCTCATCCATGGAGCCGGGCCGTCCCTCGGGACGGCCTCCCCGCCGCTACTACACCGTGACAGGAACTGGTCAGGAAAAGTATCGAGCTGCTCTGGATGCTCGCAACGCACGGATGCGGCGGTGGACATCGGCGACTGAATACGCCTGGCTCCGCCTTAGCGGAAAGGCAGCTCCATGA